A portion of the Candida dubliniensis CD36 chromosome R, complete sequence genome contains these proteins:
- a CDS encoding lipase precursor, putative (Similar to Candida albicans LIP7): MFVFFVLITLITCLQAPLNPAIDNFYNPPKHLERNKLGDILKWRKVPFPVTSMFVNLPISNAWQVSIRSQDTLNNPIAIVATILEPPNGNKNKLISHQAFENSPLLSCSPSYSMQVPSFETFQIQADLIFISGLLDQGWYVVVPDYEGPNSVFPVGRQSAYSVLDSIRGAIKFLNPTGHSTTKTALLGYSYGAVASLWASVLQPNYAPELELVGAAVGCTIPNITAFIERVDEGPYSGLIVNIFNGLANEYSHFRDRIIHYGALQPLACLFPICKKFFFQKMIGGVYDAQVLNDKIIKETIEINNLLETQTIPRIPIFLFHSRFNEMSPFSEILKLKDLWCSNPEVDLEIAEDMSYNHMVEAFSGMPAAITWIDRRWKNNSNSQGCKHIYRLSNFEYPGIAPFVSQYFRSSLKMILNNRYFNNTLG; the protein is encoded by the coding sequence ATgtttgttttctttgttttaatCACTTTGATAACTTGTCTTCAAGCACCTCTTAATCCAGCAATTGACAACTTCTATAACCCACCGAAACATCTcgaaagaaacaaattgggtgatattttaaaatgGAGGAAAGTACCATTTCCGGTAACCAGTATGTTTGTTAATCTTCCCATTTCCAATGCTTGGCAAGTCTCAATTAGGTCTCAAGATACATTAAACAATCCTATTGCCATTGTTGCAACAATTTTAGAACCTCCTAATGGCAATaagaacaaattgataTCTCATCAAGCTTTTGAAAACTCTCCATTATTGCTGTGTTCACCATCGTATTCCATGCAAGTTCCATCATTTGAAACATTTCAGATCCAAGcagatttgatttttatttcaGGGTTATTAGACCAAGGCTGGTATGTGGTGGTACCAGATTATGAAGGACCCAATTCAGTATTTCCTGTAGGACGACAATCAGCTTATTCTGTATTAGATAGCATCAGAGGAGCAATTAAGTTTCTCAATCCAACCGGACACCTGACGACAAAAACTGCATTATTGGGGTATTCTTATGGTGCAGTGGCTTCTCTTTGGGCATCAGTTTTGCAACCTAATTATGCTCCAGAACTTGAATTAGTAGGAGCAGCTGTTGGGTGCACCATACCTAATATCACTGCATTTATTGAAAGGGTTGATGAAGGGCCATATTCAGGTCTAATAGTTAACATATTCAATGGATTAGCAAATGAGTATAGCCATTTCAGGGACAGAATAATACATTATGGTGCATTACAGCCCCTTGCGTGTTTATTCCCCATTTGcaaaaaattcttctttcaaaaaatgattGGCGGAGTCTATGATGCCCAAGTgttaaatgataaaatcaTAAAGGAAACcattgaaataaataaccTTCTTGAAACTCAAACCATACCACGAATTCCAATATTTTTGTTCCATTCAAGATTCAACGAGATGTCGCCATTTTCTGagattttaaaattaaaagatcTCTGGTGCTCAAACCCAGAAGTTGATCTAGAAATAGCAGAAGATATGAGTTATAATCATATGGTTGAAGCGTTTTCGGGTATGCCTGCAGCAATCACCTGGATTGACAGGAGATGGAAAAATAATTCGAACTCACAAGGGTGTAAACACATATATCGCTTATCAAATTTCGAATATCCTGGAATTGCACCATTTGTCAGTCAATACTTTCGTTCATCTTTAAAAATGATCCTAAATAATCGTTATTTCAACAATACACTAGGATAG